TGATCGCGTCCGGCAACACGCCCCAGATGGTGACGTCCAGCAGCACGACCCATACCAGGCCGGTGTACTCCAGCGGTGCCAGCAGGGATGCGGAGCCGGAGCGGAATGCCGCGGTGATCGCGTACTGGCCGATCGCGCCTGCGAGTCCGGTTCCCACGATGATCCACGCATGTTCGGCCCGCAGCGGCACCCAGTTGGGCCACGCCAGCGCACCGGCGCCGATGGACAGCATCACCAGCAGCCACACGATCATCGAGGCATTCGAGTCCGTGCGTGCCAGCACCCGCACCGTGATCGCGCTGACCGCGTAGCCGGTCGCCGCCAGCAGCACGGCCAGCGCCGCCCAGCTGAACATGCCCTCGCCGCTCGGTCGCAGCAGCACCAGCATCCCGACCATGCCGATGGCAATCGCGGTCCATCGCCGCGGCCCCACCTTCTCGCCCAGCACGGGCACCGACAACGCCGTGATCAGCAGCGGGGCCACGAAGTAGATCGAGTAGCCCGTGGTCAGCGGCAGGGTGCGCAGCGCAAACGCAAACGATGCGGTCATGCCAATACCGATCGCGCCGCGCAGCAGGTGCAAGGGCCAGCGCACCCGCAGCAACGGGCGCAGGCCGCTTGTCGCCATCACCCAGACCAGGATGAAGGGCAGCGAGGCTGCCCCGCGCAGCGCCGCGACCTGCATCGCCGGATAGGTCCCGGCCAATGCCTTCAACCCGGCGTCCATGAATGCAAACGTCGCCACTGCCAGCAGCATCATCACCGGCGCTGGCACCCGGACCGGGAACACGGTCATGGATGCGCTGCCCGCGCCGGCCCAGCGGCCGCGGTCATTCGCGCAGGCTGGCGATGTCGATGACGAAGCGGTAGCGCACGTCCGCCTTGAGCATGCGCTCGTAGGCGGTCTCGATCTGATCGATGTTGATCAGCTCGATATCCGCCGCGATGCCGTGCTCGGCGCAGAAGTCGAGCATCTCCTGGGTCTCGCGGATGCCGCCGATCAGCGAGCCCGAGAGCTTGCGCCGCTGCATGATCAACGCGCCCGCCGCAACCGGTACCGGCTCGTCGGGGATGCCCAGCAGCACCATCGAGCCGTCGAACTTCAGCAGGCCGAGGTAGGCGTTGTAGTCGTGGGGGGCGGAGACCGTATCGATGATCAGGTCGAAGCGGCGCGCGAGCTTCTTGAACGTGGCCGGGTCACGGGTCGCCTCGAAGTCGTGCGCGCCCAGCTCCAGCGCCGCCTCGCGCTTGGACTCCGAGGTGCTGAGCACGGTCACCCGGGCGCCCATCGCCGCTGCCAGCTTGACCGCCATGTGGCCCAGGCCGCCCAGGCCCACCACCGCCACGTCGTGACCGGCGCGGACGCCGAACTGGCGCAGCGGCGAATAGGTCGTGATGCCGGCGCACAGCAGGGGTGCGGCGCGGTCCAGCGACAGCGCGTCGGGGATGTCCAGCACGAAATCCTGACTCACGGTGATGCGCGTCGAATAGCCGCCGTAGGTCGGCGAGCCGTCATCGCGCTCACGGGAGTTGTAGGTCCCGGTCATGCCTTCGACGCAGTACTGCTCCTCGCCGGCCTTGCACTGCGCACAGTGGCGGCAGGAATCGACGAAACAGCCCACTCCCACCGCATCGCCGACCTTGAACCGCTCCACGCCCTCGCCCACCTGGGCGACGCGTCCGACGATCTCGTGGCCGGGCACCATCGGGAAGATCCCGTTGCCGCCCCACTGCGCGCGCACCTGGTGCAGGTCGGAGTGGCAGACACCGCAATACGCGATGTCGATGAGCACCTCGCCGGCACGCGGCTCGCGGCGCTCGATGGTGAAGGGCGCCAGCGGCGACTGGCCGTCGGGGGCGGCGTAGGCGGGGGTCTTGAGCATGGAATGGCTCGCATCGGCGTGGGTTGGCCAGTGTAGACCCGCCTGTCCGCAGCGACGATCACCAACCCGCGCGGCGGGGCCCGGCGTGCGCGACGGCGTCTGCGCTACCCTTGATCGCTACAAACCTGGCTGCACCTCACGCCTGCTTCCACCCCACGCCTGCTTCCACCCACGGAGTACCGCAATGCCTTCCTTCGACGTCATCTCCGAAGTCGACAACCACGAACTCACCAACGCGGTCGACCAGGCCAGCCGTGAGCTGACCACGCGCTTCGACTTCAAGGGCGTGGACGCCAGTTTCAGCCTGGAGGACGAGGTGATCTCGATGTCGGCACCCAGCGACTTCCAGCTGCAGCAGATGACCGACATCCTGCGCGCGCGGCTGATCGCCCGCGGCATCGACGCGCGCTGCCTGGAGTTTGGCGACATCGAGACGAACCTGGCCGGTGCGCGGCAGAAGATCAGCGTCAAGCAGGGCATCGAGCGCGAACTGGCCAAGAAGATCCAGACCGCGCTGAAGGAATCCAAGATCAAGGTCGACAGCCAGATCAACGGCGACAAGCTGCGTGTCAACGGCAAGAAGCGCGATGACCTGCAGGCCGCGATGGCGCTGCTGAAGGGCGGCGAGTTCGAGCGTCCGCTGCAGTTCGACAACTTCCGCGACTGAGTGCATGCCTGCCGAGGACCCGATTGCCGCGACCCGTCGCTGGCTGCAGCGCGCGGTGATCGGCCTGAACCTGTGCCCGTTCGCCAAGGCGGTGCAGGTGAAGGACCAGATCCGCTACGTGGTCAGCGAGGCGGATACGCCCGATGCGCTGCTGGCCGACCTGGCCGATGAGCTGCTGTGGCTGCACGAGGCGGATCCGGAGGTGGTCGATACGACCCTGCTGATCCACCCCCGGGTGCTCGCCGATTTTGCCGACTACAACGATTTCCTCGACCAGGTCGACGCCGCGATCGATGCCCTGGGACTGGAGGGCGAGATCCAGGTGGCGAGCTTCCATCCGGACTACCGGTTCGCAGGCAGCGACTTCGACGACGTTGCCAATTGCACCAACCGCTCGCCCTACCCGATGCTGCACCTGCTGCGCGAGGAGAGCATCGACCGAGCGGTGGAGGCGTTCCCGGACCCGGAGGAAATTGTCGAGCGCAATATCGCCCGGCTTGAGCGGCTCGGGCTGGAAGGGTACAGGCGGCTGCTAGAGGATTAGTACACCAGCAAAAAGCAATGGTGGGTGGTTGAAGAACCGTGCGACCTCGAGGTCGCACGGCACCCCCAATCAGCCGGCCGGCGGCGGGTTGGTCTTGTTGGCCTCGGCGCCCTTGCGCAGCGCCTTCTCCACGGCCTTGGCGGCCGCCGGCGTGCCTTTCCATTCCTTGTACTGCGCGTCCAGCTGCGCACGTTCCTCGGTGCTGAACATGGACCGCGCCATCTTGAACATCGTGTCTTCTTCCTCGGTGGCGTGGTGGTCAACGAACTCGCCCAACACCTTGGCCCGGCCGGCGAACTCGGTGGTGGTCGGCGACGCGGCTTCCAGGTCGGGAAGCACGCGCAACTCCACGGCACGGTGCTCGGCCACGGCTTCAGCGTGGGTCTTGCGCCCATCGCGGTCGGCGCGCTTCTTGAACTCCGGATAGAAGACTTCTTCCTCCCACACCGCATGCGGAATCAGGCCCTGCTTGATCTTTTCGAGCAACTCCATCCGTCCTTTTTCGGCGCGCTCGGTGGTGTCTTCCATCTTCTTGAACAGGTCGCGCAGATGGTCGTGTTCTTCCTTCAGGGTTTTGAGGATGTCGTCTGCCATGGGGGTCTCCGTAATGGTCGGGGTGATAGATCGAACTGATGGGCAACGGCGCGGGCGCGCCCGCCAACACTGGAATGGCTGCGGTGAAATGGCGGTGATTTGGGGTCAGCTACGAATGTGCATCCACACGGTCTGCCGTGACGCCCGGCTCCGCTGTCGCCGGTGGATCCTTGCCACCCGGAACGCGCAGGTAATCAATGAGGTCGCGTTTCCCGGGCTTGGAGTCGTTCAGGACGACGGTGATTTCACCGGTGACCTCCAGGATCGCCAGTTCGACCTGGGACAACGCTCTCGCGCCGTTCTGGCGGAGGATGGCGTAGAGCTCGCGACGCGTGGTGCGCTCGCGCTTCAAGGTCGCCATGTCGATCTCGCCGTCCTGGACCAGCACGCAGGGGCGTGATTCCAGATAGTCGCGGAACTTCCGCGAGTGGCTGGCCGACTTCTCGATGGCGATCGTCAGGCCGGTGACGCCAACCAGTACCATCGCCGCGTAGCCGATGGATATCTCGGGATATAGCATCACGTCGCCCGCCGCGGATCCCAGCGCCACCATCAGCAATTGCTGCATCGGGCTGAGGTTCTGTTGGCCGCGCTTGCCAAGAATGTGGACAACCAGCAGCAGCAGCGCAATCAACATCAGGATGCGAACTGCAATTTCCGCGTAGAAAAGCGGGGGATACGGTCCAAACAACAGGCGGCCCCACTCCAGCGGCGTTACGTCATTACCCACCGCGCTGCTCCTCAGATGCCGGACCAATGCCGGCGGCTCAGCAAGCTTCAGTCACCGCTTTTCGAACCACCGCCCTTTTTGCCGCCTCCGTCCTGCTTGTTGACGGTGGCCCAGGCGATGCGTTCGGCTTCCTTCTCGCTCTTGCCTTCCTTTTTCTCGCTTTCTTCGATGTGTTCGGCCTGGCGCTTCTGCTTGTCGGTATAGCTCGACTTGTCTCCGCGGGGCATCTTGAACACCTCCTGATGTGCAGAAGGCCCCCCGCCCGGAAGCGGGGAGCCGGATGATCAGCTCACTGGATCAGCGGCCGTCGCCATCAAAGTCGCCCGGCAGGGCGCGTTCGACGTTGTGCCACGCATCGCGGACCGCGTGCTTGGCCTCGCTCCAGCCCATGCGTGACGTGGACTTGGCGTTGTCCCAGCGGTTGCCCAACTCGGCTTCGAGGTTGTCGTCCCACTCGCGGTTCGGATGTGCGCTGCGAGCCTGCGTGCCATAGCGGTAGGCAGGCCGGTAATCGTTGTCGTAGTCGTACTCGGGCTTGTAGTAAACGGCGTTCTTGTACTGGTCGCGGTAGTAATTGTCCGTCGCGCCGTAGGTGCGGTAGGTGCGGTCGCTGCGATCAAATGCATCGCGGGTGGCGTCCTTGGCCTCTTCCCAGGAAAGGCGCGACTTGGCCTTGGCCTTTTCCCAGCCGCTGCGGATGTCCTGCTCCAGCGAATCGTCCCACTTGCGATCGGCGTACTGGCTGCGCACGGTGTTGCCGTACTCGTAGGCCGGCGCGTAATCGTCGTCGTAGTTGTACTGCGGGTTGGCGTAAGGACGGTTGCTGTATTCGTTGCGCCAATAATCGTGTTCGCCGGTCGGGTCGATACTCTCGGCAACGCTCTTGCCGGCGCTCGCGCCAGCCAGCGTGCCGACCGCGCCGCCCACCAGCATGCCGATCGGGCCAAACAGTGCGCCGATGCCGGCACCTGCTGCTGCACCGCCGACGCCGCCGACACCCACGCCGACCGGGTGTGAGCCGGGGGCCTTGGTAATCGGATCGCGGTTCATGTCACGGGTTTCGTTGGGGTCCTTCGTCATCGGTATGTCCTCGTTCGGTTGGCCGCGGCAGCGCCGCTGGTGCAAACGAAATTGACACCGCCCGCGTCGTGACCGCGTGCAAGAAATGTCAGGGTCATGCGAAGCGTTCACGAAAAGTCCGGCGAAAGGTCTTTCGCAGAACCCGGCACGAAAACGCCCTTTCGTACAGTGGTGGCCGCACAGCTGGCGTAGCAGGATCGAGCGACAACCGCACACTTCTGGAGTACGCCATGCGCCGTTCCAACGTCGGTTTCAGCCTCCGTCCGAGTCGTTG
The genomic region above belongs to Lysobacter avium and contains:
- a CDS encoding DMT family transporter, whose product is MTVFPVRVPAPVMMLLAVATFAFMDAGLKALAGTYPAMQVAALRGAASLPFILVWVMATSGLRPLLRVRWPLHLLRGAIGIGMTASFAFALRTLPLTTGYSIYFVAPLLITALSVPVLGEKVGPRRWTAIAIGMVGMLVLLRPSGEGMFSWAALAVLLAATGYAVSAITVRVLARTDSNASMIVWLLVMLSIGAGALAWPNWVPLRAEHAWIIVGTGLAGAIGQYAITAAFRSGSASLLAPLEYTGLVWVVLLDVTIWGVLPDAITWLGAGIIVASGLYMLRRERVRAEDTHDDGPEGPPRIMR
- a CDS encoding NAD(P)-dependent alcohol dehydrogenase: MLKTPAYAAPDGQSPLAPFTIERREPRAGEVLIDIAYCGVCHSDLHQVRAQWGGNGIFPMVPGHEIVGRVAQVGEGVERFKVGDAVGVGCFVDSCRHCAQCKAGEEQYCVEGMTGTYNSRERDDGSPTYGGYSTRITVSQDFVLDIPDALSLDRAAPLLCAGITTYSPLRQFGVRAGHDVAVVGLGGLGHMAVKLAAAMGARVTVLSTSESKREAALELGAHDFEATRDPATFKKLARRFDLIIDTVSAPHDYNAYLGLLKFDGSMVLLGIPDEPVPVAAGALIMQRRKLSGSLIGGIRETQEMLDFCAEHGIAADIELINIDQIETAYERMLKADVRYRFVIDIASLRE
- a CDS encoding YajQ family cyclic di-GMP-binding protein is translated as MPSFDVISEVDNHELTNAVDQASRELTTRFDFKGVDASFSLEDEVISMSAPSDFQLQQMTDILRARLIARGIDARCLEFGDIETNLAGARQKISVKQGIERELAKKIQTALKESKIKVDSQINGDKLRVNGKKRDDLQAAMALLKGGEFERPLQFDNFRD
- a CDS encoding DUF1415 domain-containing protein, encoding MPAEDPIAATRRWLQRAVIGLNLCPFAKAVQVKDQIRYVVSEADTPDALLADLADELLWLHEADPEVVDTTLLIHPRVLADFADYNDFLDQVDAAIDALGLEGEIQVASFHPDYRFAGSDFDDVANCTNRSPYPMLHLLREESIDRAVEAFPDPEEIVERNIARLERLGLEGYRRLLED
- a CDS encoding hemerythrin domain-containing protein; translation: MADDILKTLKEEHDHLRDLFKKMEDTTERAEKGRMELLEKIKQGLIPHAVWEEEVFYPEFKKRADRDGRKTHAEAVAEHRAVELRVLPDLEAASPTTTEFAGRAKVLGEFVDHHATEEEDTMFKMARSMFSTEERAQLDAQYKEWKGTPAAAKAVEKALRKGAEANKTNPPPAG
- a CDS encoding DUF421 domain-containing protein — its product is MGNDVTPLEWGRLLFGPYPPLFYAEIAVRILMLIALLLLVVHILGKRGQQNLSPMQQLLMVALGSAAGDVMLYPEISIGYAAMVLVGVTGLTIAIEKSASHSRKFRDYLESRPCVLVQDGEIDMATLKRERTTRRELYAILRQNGARALSQVELAILEVTGEITVVLNDSKPGKRDLIDYLRVPGGKDPPATAEPGVTADRVDAHS